Sequence from the Cololabis saira isolate AMF1-May2022 chromosome 9, fColSai1.1, whole genome shotgun sequence genome:
ATATTTATTTAGACTGTGAAAACAGGATTCATCAGGCTCCTCATGTTATATTCTTTTAAAATGTCACTGTAATCAGAAGAACACATCTGCTCCATGTCACAGCCAGTGTTTAAGCTCCATTTGTGGTTAAAGCATAACATTTGTATGGCGCAAACACGCAATATAAGACAACTGCCCCCtttctgtgtgtttttctttcttccttaatAAGCCTTAGCCTCTGTTTGCTGCTCAGATTGAATATCCCAGTACTGCAGGCGAACACATGTGGATGATCCATCGAAAACATGCAAAGAACGCGCATCAGGAACAGAGCTCAAAACGTGAACCGAAGGCAATCAGGATGTCCACGATGAAATACTCAGCTGGAGCTTTGTCCTGATGTCATTTCCTGAAACTCTtgataatgacttggatttcaAATAAGAGACGGTGTGACAAGAGTGGGtgataaaagctttttttttttttttttttttaatgggagtttttgtgaatgtgtgcatgctagtgtgtgtgtgtgtgtgcgtgtgtgtgtgtggatagtTCTTTATCATGCCTCGCTGTCCAACCTCTTACCTCCCCTTTTGGGCCTTTAGGAGCATcctgtgacctctgacctcctggACAATAGAGGCCAGGACGTTTCCCAGTGAGCGCCGATGGAGCCAACAACAGGAACATGAggggtgctcatgggaaacaaACTGTTTATTGTGCAGCAGGATGGACCTCcctaccccccacccccccatgtCCCAGTCACTTACTTTCACACAAAATCACAGACACTACCTACACACCTCTGCACAGTAAAATTCTGTAAAACAACAGGTGGCAGTTTTAAAAACTGAATCAGATTGCAGATGTTGAACTCAGACGTCTCATATTTTCTGAAGAAAGCATGTGTCTGGCTGTAATATAAGTAGAGAGTTAACAagaattttttttccctttcaccTGTGTCTCAACATGTTGCAGCTACACAGATACCTTGTGCATCATGTATCATTAAATGTCACTCTCTTTGTCCCAGCCTACAATGTACAGGAACACATCCGTGTTACTACAGCTGTCATTTTCTCCTCAGTTGCCTCACTGGCTCGGACTGCAGATAATAAGTTTATATTTAGTTGGACTTTCTGTTTGAAAAGAGTACCAAGCCATTTGTTGGTGCTGCCACTGCCTGTTTTAGAGGAAATCCCTCCTTTGTCTCTCAAGGAAGCTCAGCAAACTGGGAAAAGCTGAATTTATCATCAGAGCTCAAATAGCTGTAAACCATTTGATTAGGGAGAGTCACCACTAAACGTATCAGTCAGCACTTCACACTCGTTACTATCTAGACTCCAGAGACTACTCATTGCGAGAGCAGTAAAACAGTTTCCAGAGCTGTCAATCACTGTGCCAGAAGTGTGGTGCAATACAGAGACACAGAGGGCTCCAGGGATTGCTCTATAAACGCTTAAGCCCAAAGGAGTACTGGCTCTCTACTATGACTATATGTGTGGCTTTGTCTGTGCTCCACATGATGAACATCTGATAAGGGTGGATCAGATAGGAAAGGCACAGAGGGCTGGATCTGATTTCATTATTTTTGCTCATTCTGAACAGACTTCATCTTATCATTATAATCGGATGATTATACATACTTTGGAGAATTAATCCATAAGCGAGACTCGCCGAGTCTCAAGaaaagcacaataaaaaaaaggttgttataataacaacaacagttGTTAAATACCAGTATCACTTGACATTGTTGTGCTGTATTGGTTTCATGCAGCTGTGGAAAATAAAGTTTGCTTAGACAAGAACTTTAGAAGTCTTCTCtgaatttttttaaaacaaaaaaaaaacattcacattGAATTAATTATGCTAACTAGAAAAGACATAATCAATTTAAAATTGAAAAGAATGGATTTTttagaaaaagtaaaagtagTTACTCAGCTACTTATTGAATATGTGTCGATGTTGAATTTGTAAAAACACTCATTTGCTCCTTTCCTGTAAATTagaaaaattatgaataagaagaaaaagaaataagaggCATGCAGTCATGTAGCAACTTGTTTGAATGACAAAGAGCCACTAATTTTATTAACTGATCTTAGTTTCAaaatttaacaaaacaaaaactgaagaTTTGACTAATAGTTCTTAGATTTTCCAGGTCAAAGGCCACCTTCACACTGACAAGCAAAATCAAATCACAgcgaaggaaatgagccatgaaACTCTGATTGCTCCATACATAATGACCCCTTTTCCAGTTGCTTAGCTCAAGAATTATTTGATTGTGCAGAGTGCTGACTTCACTGCAAACATGAGCACTGCTTGCACATACTGCCTGTGTGCATAATCAAATCAAGACCACTGATACAAGGAGTGAACAAATATCTCTTAGTATATGGGAACAATAAATCTTTGTTCCATAAGAGAGCCCTCAGAAAGCTAATAGACTGACCGAAGGTAGAACACCTCTCGGGACTGTGGACCCAGCTTGTGCTCGACATTAATTGGCTGTGCTTTTATTGGATAATTTAAACATTAGCAAGAcccatttaaattaattttgaaaatgaccgTGAGCACGTGTGCTTTGTTATAGCAAGCATGGGAAAAGAGCCAGGGGAATACAGAAGCTCAGACACAGCTTTGACATAATTGCCACAGTAAGTGGAAAGCTTTTTGTTGTACAGTTGAACTTTCATGTGATCAAAAAAGCAGATCACGGGGATCTACTGAGCATGAGCTTTCAAATAACAGTTTATACAGGCTACATTTGTCAGGAGTCAGGTCAGCGAAGCTCCCATTCCCACCCACATCATTCCCTTCTGCCACCTTCACACCTCGGGCCATACATCAAGTTGAAACTTAGGGCTACACTCATGTAACTAAAGCCTTAACTTCCGGGTATGACTGGGAAACTCCCTATACACATAGTGATGGGCTGCCTTATCGGAACACATTTGTTACTTATTGCTTTGAACTGTTGTAAGGGACCTCACTCACACCCCTCAGCAGCAGAAATCACTAACATTGCCAGCAGCTACAAACCCCGTAGGTTTAAAGCACACAGTAGCAGACTAGTAGATGTGATTTGAGATTTCAGAGGAAACAACGGCAGGGAGAGCCTGCAGAGGCTTTGTGAACCGAGGCTTAAAGACAACAAAGTGTGGGCTTGACTGTGTCTGAAAACCTCATGCTGATAAATGGCCTCTCCAAGCAGACAAACTCAGAAAACAAGGCCCCTGCTGCACAAGAACCAAACTGCTACCTCTGCTACTAGCTGAATCTGATTACTGGTGAGCCCTGAGGACAGGCAGGTCATTGAGAGCAGAGGGATGAGCAAACAATAAGATATTATCTAAAGGAATCTTCAGTTTTCCAAAAGAAAATGGTCCTTCTCAGTGTCACATTGACGATAGGATCCTCAACCTGACACTGAATCAGCCATTTAAGAAGAATGAACACTGCGAcccattcatacacactcactaAAATAATGAGAGCTCTTTTTTCACCCTTGTTTAAGACATATAAAGGGAAGCTCATGAGGCCTTGCAAGACAAGGCTGTGCAGAAACCGGAGCATGCAGCTGACTCAGATGAATATGCCTTAACAGCGATTTGGTGTTGAATGGATAATTCCATGGACTTTTTCTCTATTCTTTCTTTGCTTTTAAATAATACATGTTTGACTCGATTGTATACTGAGCCATTGTCATGCATGTCTGCGCTTGATAACACATGATTGTAAAACACAATTCTAAGTGAGTGAATTGGGCCTTAGCAAGCAGTCTtcgattttgaaataaatatcgTTAAGCTTGAAGAAACACTTTCAAGTCAAAGTTTTAGTTCACATTCTAACAGTATTGTGAGCTCTGAGTAAATTTGCTCCTCTCAAACAGTGACATCTCGTGGACAAAAAGGTTAAATGATTGGACTAGTTATATGGACTGATCTTTGAGGCAACTCAGCTACATAGACTTAGGTATTCTTctgaaaattattttatgtGCATCCTATTAATTTTGCATCCATAAAGGTGCATTCAAATCCACatatgatgtaaaaaaaaaaaaaaaaaaaaaagatttatttaaGCTGATAAATCAAAATATGAAACTCTGTTTGAAAATAATGGACGACCCCTCACCCAAGAAAGAGAGAATAGAGAGAAAAAATTGCACACCTGTAAAGTAACATTAATTTCGGAAGTCATAGACAGGTATAGAGTatgttatcagaatcagaatcagaatcagaaagaagtttattgccaagtagtttaacacacacaaggaatttgttgtggtgattggtgcaatacaaaagaaaacataatattaaaagaaaacatttacagcatgttggttttaaagtggtTTAAAAGTTTTAAAGTGTAAATGATGTCTTCTTTTGTTCAGGGGTGATCTgtcttgaaaatgtttttataatgttctatcacttaatttaaatgtGTTAATTACATATTGctaattgaaataaataaaagattatTTGAAGTAAAACTGTGGGACTTTAACATGTCAAAATAATCACGTCGTGACTTGTAGCAGAAGTCTCGCGATATCAAGTGATTGCCTGGTACAGAGAGGAGGAATCAGAGGAGAGAAAGAGACAGCAAAATATCCCGGTTAACTCATAGACACAGAGCCCACGGTTGATCGTATCGATCACAGGAGAGCCCACGTTATATACACCTTTCAAGTGGTTTCCTGATTGTGCGTTCAGTAAGCTTTGAAAGTACGTGTCCACTGAATCCAGAGTGTATGTGTGAGGCTCCAACTGTTAGCTGACAGGCTAACTAGCGCAGCCATTGAAGCAATGGCGTTGAAGAGAATCCAGAAGgtgagtgtttgttttcttcatgTGCCAGGGACGTGCTGTAGCCACGCTGCTCTTCTCAACGCACCACACTTTGTCCCAAGTTGTGTGTAGCATTTTTTTAAAGGTCAATTTAACCCAAACCGGCTTGCGTTTTgtgctccttttttttaaacattattcAAAGACAAAGACGAGCTTTGGTGCATTGCTACAGTATCGATGGCCTGACAAGAAACTGCACTGTTGTTTTCCAAAGGTGACTTGTTGTTGCCTTAAATATTTGGTGTTTATTTTCAAAGGTTTTGCTAAGCAACCCTGTGAGTAATGGAGCAAAATAACAAGTCAGGTCAACATTTGGTTAGCACTTTCTGCTAACATTAGGGTGTTTGTTCCTTAAGTTGAATGCTTCAAATACACAGGATTTGCTATTAAATGACTATCATGCCACTCGTCTTTATCCTTCTAGTAACTAACACTGTGCTTGAATGACAGCTGCTTGATGGTTGCCAAAATTGAACCCTAGAGTCAGTTGCCATATATGGGATGGCAAATGGGGCAGTGGATCAGGCCacggtgtgtatttatataacgGGATGGATTGGCTTCTCTTCAAGAGATGTTAAATAACAGGTTTTTAGTTATATTTAAACATCTAGTGTTTTGGTGTTCATGCCCCCTTGTCGTTTTATGTTTGATGTTAAAGGAGTTTGGTTACTTACATTCGTTGTTGGCCTAAATTAAACGAATGTACTACTATATTCTCCCCATTTGATTAGTACTGTCAATCTTATTGGTTGTTTAACTGAGATTTTTAATATATGTAGTTCAGATATATTCACTACAGGTGACAGAAAAGTTATTGCAGGTGGATATTCTATAACCATCTTTATTGTAGGGGACTGTTGATACAGCAATATGTCAGACATTGAAAGGGCACGAAAAAGTAACAACCTGGCTCAGGTTTAAGGTTGACCCTCTACCCAAAGCACTGCTGACTGTTAATTATAGTTTACAAAATGTACTTAAAGCCAGAAAAGATATGTATTAAATCATAATTCTAGCACTAGTCCCATGATATCTTCCAGGCCTGTCATGGGTTCTTTATTTTGATTCGACTGTGACATTTGCATGTGCAGCTTTTAGCATTGGCTATGAGGATTTTTAAACGTATACTCAACCCCTGTGGACACATTTTGATTTTAAATAGAATTTAAATGTACTTATAGAATAGCACATGCATTTAAAAGTAAACACAAGATGTAGCACTTATAGTACTGGATTAAAACAAACTTTACATTATACGTAAAACATCAAATCAGTTACTTTATATTATTATGATCTTATTTATATTGATATTATCATTAATCATGAGCCAAAAATAAAGATTTATGTTTACCTTTTATTTAGTTTCATAATTAGCGTGTAATGAACCTGGCAAtttcaaaattattatttttgtcctTCTACGTATTAAATCTAAGTGCTGTTCATATATGTTTGTCCTGTCTTCAGGAGTTGTCAGACCTGCAGAGGGACCCTCCTGCCCAGTGCTCTGCTGGACCTGTTGGAGATGACCGTAAGCAGACAAGTGATATATGTCTAAACAGAATATGTTCATTGTATTTATAGTATATTATTAAGATAACATTACAGTTTGACAGAAGAAAACAGGAATCTGGACATCatccaaaatgtatttttttccctgTCTCCCCTCTCCCTCTTCAGTGTTTCACTGGCAGGCGACAATAATGGGTCCGGTAAGTAACTACAACAACTGAAAATATAATTCGTTAGTAACCTAGAAACTATGGAATTGCCTTGAACtattttaatctgttttttgtttttatttcaacagAGTGACAGCCCATATCAGAGCGGTGTGTTTTTCCTCACCATTCACTTCCCGACAGACTACCCCTTCAAACCACCAAAAGTAAGTGTCCGTTTCATGTGTTTTATctcaatttgattgattgattgattatgtttattgttttaaacACAATTggctgtatttttttctttttttccacttatGTTGGCACAGGTTGCATTCACAACAAAAATTTACCACCCTAATATCAACAGTAATGGAAGTATTTGCCTGGATATACTGAGATCACAATGGTCACCTGCACTTACGGTATCAAAAGGTAAGCTTTAATACAAGAGTTACATTTATATTTTGACTTAAAAGTCATATTCAGAACTGctattccttaaaaaaaaaacaaaaaaaaaacatgcttattGTATCGTGGCTTTAGTTTATGATGATGGAATACAGTTGGAGCTTTTCTTTTGAGCCTCTTGATTATAAGATGAATACATTACCCAAAATGCAAAGACATTTGTTTATAGCATGTCGGAAAAGTATATCAGTGGAGCTGAGGCCTTTCTGTCCCATATAATAATTGCCTGTTGTTACACAAACCAGTATATTTTAGTCACTTAATTCACAGACGTATTGTTTTATCAACTCCAGTATGTGATTCTTCAGTCACACTAGTGCTCAATTCCAATTTTTTGCCCATATGAGAaacatattggggtttttaatgACGGTCTGAATGACGCAAatccaattttttttcaaacctGACCCAAGCCACTTCCATATATTGTCCTGATTCAGATATGAATGGTTATGTCACATTTCATCCAACTTTGATGTCACAGGAGATGAGTGTTTTGTCTTGAAAGTCTTGAAAGACTAGTGGAGAGGTGCTGacagatatatttttttaaaagtctTCCTCAACATCCTGAACGTATGGATGAACTCTGTGTCAGTGAAGACCTTCACGTCGTGATCCCACGActcctggttctgactctgcatccacacatacagtacagtggTAGCAGCCACTGCTGCACAAAAGGCCATTGTTTACATCGTGCTATTCTTTTTCCTCAatctccttcttcccttcatCAGTTGGGCATAATTCTCTTGGTTACGACTGTGCAAGTACTTCCAAATTGCTATAGAAACACATGAAGCATCCATATTTACTTCTGTAAACAACATCCACTAtgcaatgttgtgttttcttcTACCCATACGTGTCACTCCTGCATACCGTTCACATTTGAGTGTGATGAAGGTCGCATTGAAATGATAATGTGAATGACcacgtttataaaaaaaaatatatatatattcatattcagTCATACCGTGAGTCAAATACCTATAGGTAGCTAGGGTTTGCCAATTTGCTGTTTATTGGTCACCCAAGTCTTTATGTGGAGAAGCACCAGGTAGCGTTGTCCAACTGCATAAGTGACATAAGTCTAAAATGATCTAAAAAACCAAACTTGTAACAAAATGCAACTGCCAAGAACAACAAATTAACCATTTGAAGAAGTCTGCAACAATACCACAATGAGCCAGACTGAACAAACAACTTAGTTCCCATCCAAAGTGGCTTACCTGTTGAATTATATATGTAATTTTACTAAATTACACTGCAGCAGGTTTAAATCTATGAATCTCATCCATATTGGACATCTGTTTCCTCGCTGAGAGGCCTCTGCTTCTTAAGGATGTGACATCATCTTATAATGCATCAAGTCAGACAATTTACTTACTAACTTGTAGTTTCTATTGCATTCCTCCACAGTATTATTGTCCATCTGCTCTCTACTTTGTGATCCCAATCCGGATGATCCCCTGGTACCAGAGATTGCACATACGTACAAGGCTGACAGGGAAAAGTGAGTAGAAAATATATTAGCATTTACTACAACTTTCAGTTGAAATTCCTGCACTAACCGTTCGTGTCAGAGATACAAATTCTGAGTTTGCAAGTTCCGCTTGAAACTATTCTAAATGTAgcctctttatttttctttttttattgatttcattttttttaacaggtACAACAAGTTAGCAAGAGAATGGACACAGAAGTATGCaatgtgaggaaaaaaagtgagATCAAAATACAAATgagaacaaaggaaaaaaaaaatacaaaggatTTGTAACTTGAGGCAAATGAGCaacagag
This genomic interval carries:
- the ube2d4 gene encoding ubiquitin-conjugating enzyme E2 D4 — its product is MALKRIQKELSDLQRDPPAQCSAGPVGDDLFHWQATIMGPSDSPYQSGVFFLTIHFPTDYPFKPPKVAFTTKIYHPNINSNGSICLDILRSQWSPALTVSKVLLSICSLLCDPNPDDPLVPEIAHTYKADREKYNKLAREWTQKYAM